Proteins from a genomic interval of Gossypium hirsutum isolate 1008001.06 chromosome A09, Gossypium_hirsutum_v2.1, whole genome shotgun sequence:
- the LOC107942970 gene encoding CBL-interacting serine/threonine-protein kinase 26, with protein sequence MSQMQKQYYRDLLQKDLEVVNAGGERKRLPNIAMQLRKCCNHPYLFQGAEPGPPYTTGDHLVTSAGLDRLQRMFAGAGSALGHPPPDSPTLDSSEQVYISSLALFKMLKHLFVLMAGYLPFDEPSLIGLYKKRITIPEILQDEWFKKRYKPPKFEQDEDVNLDDNILYFTWL encoded by the exons ATGTCCCAGATGCAAAAACAGTACTATAGGGATTTGCTGCAAAAAGATCTTGAGGTTGTAAATGCTGGTGGAGAGCGTAAGCGTCTTCCGAACATTGCAATGCAGTTGCGCAAATGTTGTAATCACCCATACCTTTTCCAAGGTGCTGAACCTGGACCTCCATATACAACAGGAGACCATCTTGTTACCAGTGCTG GATTGGACCGTTTGCAAAGGATGTTCGCCGGTGCTGGCAGCGCTTTGGGTCATCCGCCGCCGGATTCCCCGACCCTTGATTCTTCGGAGCAGGTCTATATCTCCTCTCTCGCCCTCTTCAAAATGCTCAAGCATCTCTTTGTTCTCATGGCTGGTTATTTGCCTTTTGATGAGCCAAGCCTTATAGGCTTGTATAAGAAA CGTATAACTATTCCTGAAATTCTACAAGATGAATGGTTTAAGAAAAGGTACAAGCCACCAAAATTTGAGCAAGATGAGGATGTAAATCTTGATGATAATATCTTATATTTTACATGGTTATGA